One part of the uncultured Bacteroides sp. genome encodes these proteins:
- the uvrA gene encoding excinuclease ABC subunit UvrA, with translation MSQEKYISVKGARVNNLKNIDVDIPRNKLVVITGLSGSGKSSLAFDTLYAEGQRRYVESLNSYARQFLGRMTKPECDFIKGIPPAIAIEQKVNSRNPRSTVGTSTEIYEYLRLLYARIGKTYSPISGTLVKKHQVEDIISCMLSYPEGTRYVILTPILLRKGRTMKEQLEMDLKQGFNRVELNGETVRIDDLLKKQDIETENEIYLLVDRLVCDKSKDSISRLTDSVETAFYEGSGNCMLRFYLEEGPIVHSFSKKFEADGIVFEEPTDHMFSFNSPIGACPKCEGFGKVIGIDEGLVVPNRSLSVYDGAVVCWRGEKMGEWKDEFIRSVAKYNFPIFVPYYELTKDQKDLLWKGSKDVHGIDEFFEMLEKNQYKIQYRVMLARYRGKTYCPDCNGTRLKKEAGYVKIGNCSISELVDLPIHDLKRFFDNLSLDEHEAAIAKRILTEINNRISFLMDVGLGYLTLNRLSNSLSGGESQRINLATSLGSSLVGSLYILDEPSIGLHSRDTDCLIKVLRQLQQLGNTVVVVEHDEEIIRAADYIIDVGPKAGRLGGEIVYHGDMKNLKKGSNSYTVKYLLGEETINVPTFHRPWNNYIEVIGARENNLKGINVIFPLNVMTVVTGVSGSGKSTLVRDIFYRALKREYSEISERPGEFISLDGDINMVKNIEFVDQNPIGKSSRSNPVTYIKAYDEIRKLWAEQPLAKLMGYSASHFSFNTEGGRCEECKGDGTITVEMQFMADLVLECESCHGKRFKSETLEVKYKDVNIYDVLEMTVDQAVEFFAENGQKKIVKKLSSLQAVGLGYIKLGQSSSTLSGGENQRVKLAYFLSQEKAFPTIFVFDEPTTGLHFHDIKKLLEAFDALIARGHTVVIIEHNMDVIKCADYIIDLGPEGGNMGGNLVCCGTPEKVAKCAASYTGQFLAEKLQ, from the coding sequence ATGTCTCAAGAAAAATATATATCTGTAAAAGGTGCACGCGTCAATAATCTAAAGAATATTGATGTAGATATTCCTCGCAATAAATTAGTTGTAATTACAGGATTGTCCGGCTCAGGAAAGTCATCACTAGCTTTCGATACGCTTTATGCGGAAGGGCAAAGACGATATGTGGAAAGTCTCAACAGCTACGCACGTCAGTTTTTGGGAAGAATGACAAAGCCCGAATGCGACTTTATAAAAGGTATCCCTCCCGCCATCGCTATTGAACAAAAAGTAAATAGCCGGAATCCTCGCTCTACAGTAGGAACTTCAACTGAAATATATGAATATCTGCGTTTGCTTTATGCCCGTATAGGAAAAACTTATTCACCGATATCCGGAACTCTTGTAAAAAAGCATCAGGTTGAAGACATCATCAGCTGTATGCTTTCATACCCGGAAGGAACACGTTACGTAATTCTCACTCCCATCCTTTTACGCAAAGGAAGAACAATGAAAGAGCAACTCGAAATGGACCTGAAACAAGGGTTTAACAGAGTTGAATTAAATGGAGAGACAGTACGTATTGATGACTTGCTAAAAAAGCAGGACATTGAAACTGAAAATGAAATCTATTTGCTTGTAGATAGATTAGTATGCGATAAATCTAAAGACAGCATTAGCCGTTTGACCGATTCAGTTGAAACAGCTTTCTACGAAGGTAGTGGGAACTGTATGTTGCGATTCTACCTGGAAGAAGGGCCAATTGTACATTCTTTCAGTAAGAAATTTGAAGCTGACGGCATTGTTTTTGAAGAACCCACCGACCACATGTTTAGCTTTAACTCTCCTATTGGTGCTTGTCCTAAGTGCGAAGGTTTCGGGAAAGTAATAGGTATAGATGAAGGTCTGGTTGTTCCTAACCGTTCACTTAGCGTTTATGATGGTGCTGTAGTTTGCTGGAGAGGTGAGAAAATGGGAGAATGGAAAGATGAATTTATACGCTCCGTTGCTAAATATAACTTTCCTATTTTTGTTCCATACTATGAACTAACCAAGGATCAAAAAGATTTATTATGGAAAGGAAGCAAAGATGTTCATGGTATTGACGAATTCTTTGAGATGCTTGAAAAGAATCAATATAAAATTCAATATCGTGTAATGTTAGCCCGCTATCGGGGAAAAACTTACTGCCCCGACTGTAATGGAACCAGATTAAAGAAAGAAGCTGGTTATGTAAAAATAGGCAATTGCTCAATTTCAGAGTTAGTAGATCTTCCAATACACGATTTAAAAAGATTCTTCGACAATCTTTCTCTTGATGAACACGAAGCTGCTATAGCCAAGAGAATCCTGACAGAGATAAACAATCGCATCTCATTCCTTATGGATGTAGGTTTAGGATATCTTACACTCAATCGCTTAAGTAATTCATTATCCGGAGGAGAAAGTCAACGAATCAATCTGGCTACTTCTTTAGGCAGTAGTTTAGTTGGATCTCTTTATATTCTTGACGAGCCAAGTATCGGACTCCACTCACGAGATACTGATTGCCTTATTAAAGTTCTTCGTCAACTGCAGCAATTAGGTAACACTGTTGTAGTGGTGGAACATGACGAAGAAATTATCCGTGCAGCCGATTATATAATCGACGTAGGTCCAAAAGCCGGCCGTCTGGGAGGAGAAATCGTTTATCACGGAGATATGAAAAACCTCAAAAAAGGGAGTAATAGTTATACCGTTAAATATCTGCTTGGAGAAGAAACAATAAACGTTCCTACCTTTCATCGTCCATGGAACAATTACATCGAGGTTATTGGTGCCAGAGAAAACAACCTGAAAGGAATTAATGTCATTTTCCCATTAAATGTAATGACTGTGGTTACCGGCGTTAGTGGTTCGGGAAAATCAACACTGGTTCGTGACATCTTTTATCGGGCATTAAAGCGGGAATACAGTGAAATAAGCGAACGTCCGGGAGAATTTATTTCTCTTGACGGAGATATCAATATGGTTAAGAACATAGAATTCGTAGACCAAAACCCTATAGGTAAGTCTTCCCGTTCTAATCCTGTGACTTACATCAAAGCATACGATGAAATCCGAAAATTATGGGCAGAACAACCATTGGCCAAGCTTATGGGATATTCAGCTTCGCACTTCTCTTTTAACACTGAAGGTGGTCGATGCGAAGAATGTAAAGGAGACGGTACCATTACTGTTGAAATGCAATTCATGGCCGACTTAGTGCTTGAATGTGAAAGCTGCCACGGAAAACGATTTAAATCAGAGACATTGGAAGTTAAGTACAAGGACGTAAACATTTACGATGTACTTGAAATGACAGTCGATCAGGCAGTTGAATTCTTTGCTGAAAACGGGCAAAAAAAGATTGTAAAAAAGCTTTCTTCTCTTCAGGCTGTCGGACTGGGATACATTAAACTCGGTCAATCTTCATCCACTCTTTCCGGTGGAGAGAATCAGCGCGTTAAGCTTGCTTACTTCCTAAGTCAGGAAAAAGCATTCCCTACTATCTTTGTCTTCGACGAACCAACAACAGGGTTGCATTTCCATGATATTAAGAAACTACTGGAAGCTTTTGATGCATTAATCGCAAGAGGACATACCGTTGTTATCATTGAGCACAATATGGATGTTATTAAATGCGCAGATTATATTATTGATCTTGGCCCTGAAGGTGGAAATATGGGAGGTAACTTAGTTTGTTGTGGAACTCCTGAAAAGGTAGCTAAATGTGCAGCTTCATACACCGGTCAGTTTCTTGCAGAGAAGCTTCAGTAA
- a CDS encoding family 10 glycosylhydrolase, translating into MKIKTFLATFLMVCCSLYTIAHNLPKREFRGVWLHTINGDYTGKSTNEFKTYLIGQLNTFQKAGINAVLFQVRPEADAFYPSKLEPWSRFLTGTQGVAPSDDFDPMAFVIDECHKRGMEFHAWVNPYRVQLNISSKLAPTHVYYQHPEWFVVYGNQRFFNPGLPQSREFINKVMKDIVSRYDVDAIHMDDYFYPYPIAGKEFPDEEAFQTYGVPGGFEGQKDNWRRNNVSCLIRELHETIRETKPWVKFGVSPFGIYRNKKNTLDGIGSETNGLQNYDELYADVLLWIRNGWVDYNIPQIYWEIGNKAADHETLVNWWATYSYDRPFFIGQDIERTAKYADLNKPDINQLPRKMQLSRTTPNVMGNCFWSGKALLANPGNSLTALANTYQCYPALPPVFTFMDDKAPKNVGGLKAIWTEDGYILMWKEPKANDEMDKAFNYCVYRFENKEKVNLNDPSKIVAVTRTCYYKLPYDTGKVKYRYVVTALDRLHNESKMKGKKIKL; encoded by the coding sequence ATGAAGATAAAGACTTTTTTGGCAACCTTCCTGATGGTTTGCTGTTCGCTCTACACTATTGCACATAATTTGCCGAAACGCGAATTTCGAGGAGTATGGTTACACACTATCAACGGAGATTATACCGGAAAATCAACAAACGAATTTAAAACCTACCTGATTGGTCAACTCAACACTTTTCAAAAGGCAGGGATCAATGCAGTATTGTTTCAGGTTCGGCCCGAAGCGGATGCGTTTTATCCTTCCAAATTAGAACCCTGGAGTCGTTTCCTTACCGGAACTCAAGGTGTAGCACCATCCGATGATTTTGATCCAATGGCCTTTGTTATAGATGAATGTCATAAGAGAGGTATGGAGTTTCATGCATGGGTTAATCCTTACCGTGTGCAATTGAATATTAGTTCAAAGTTGGCTCCAACACATGTTTACTATCAACATCCGGAGTGGTTTGTTGTATATGGCAATCAACGTTTCTTTAACCCAGGATTACCTCAATCTCGTGAATTTATAAATAAAGTGATGAAAGATATTGTGTCTCGTTATGATGTAGACGCAATTCACATGGATGATTATTTCTATCCTTATCCTATTGCAGGAAAAGAATTTCCTGACGAAGAAGCATTTCAGACCTACGGTGTACCTGGTGGCTTTGAAGGTCAGAAAGACAATTGGCGTAGGAATAATGTTAGTTGCCTGATTAGAGAGTTACATGAAACTATACGTGAAACAAAGCCATGGGTGAAATTCGGTGTTTCTCCTTTTGGTATTTATCGTAATAAGAAAAATACGCTGGATGGTATAGGTAGTGAAACTAATGGTTTGCAGAACTATGATGAACTGTATGCTGATGTGCTTCTGTGGATTCGCAATGGTTGGGTAGATTATAATATTCCACAAATATATTGGGAAATAGGAAACAAAGCTGCAGATCATGAAACTTTAGTGAATTGGTGGGCTACTTATTCATATGATCGTCCTTTCTTTATTGGACAAGATATAGAACGTACAGCTAAATATGCAGACCTTAATAAACCGGATATAAATCAGCTTCCAAGAAAAATGCAACTATCACGTACTACTCCTAATGTGATGGGAAATTGTTTCTGGAGCGGAAAAGCCTTACTTGCTAATCCAGGTAACTCGTTGACTGCTTTAGCTAATACTTATCAATGTTATCCGGCTCTTCCTCCTGTATTTACCTTTATGGACGATAAGGCTCCCAAAAATGTAGGAGGTTTGAAAGCAATCTGGACTGAGGATGGTTATATTCTGATGTGGAAAGAACCAAAAGCGAATGATGAAATGGATAAAGCATTTAATTATTGTGTATATCGCTTTGAAAATAAGGAAAAAGTGAATCTGAATGATCCTTCAAAGATTGTAGCTGTAACAAGAACTTGCTATTATAAACTGCCTTATGATACAGGTAAGGTGAAGTATCGTTATGTGGTTACAGCACTCGACAGGTTGCATAATGAATCAAAAATGAAAGGCAAAAAGATTAAACTCTGA
- a CDS encoding two-component regulator propeller domain-containing protein, with amino-acid sequence MRNTFLILFFYISTLCFAQTYKYIGVEDGLSNRRVYSINKDKKGYMWFVTQEGIDRYDGTFFKHYNLIAGNERINSFTEMNNLVMDKERVLWEVTKNGLIFKYNFDKDYFQLVLQLKKKDLISYTYIDDNNNIWLCTAHNQYLFNIDTKRLIPLINTNKYTINDIVQINGNTYYIGTDKGIYEAKLINNSLLKVRHKKIDSLSIQVNKLYYQKEKRKLFIGSFKKGIYVFDNSKQTLKLVQTDLNDISINCIKELNENEILIATDGAGVHKMNTDNYLSSPYIVADYSKPNTMNGNTINDIYVDNEQRIWLANYPIGITVRYNRFPKYQWFKHAIGNKNSLANDQVNSIIEDKDGDLWFATNNGISIYYSKTSKWAHILNNSDNRSLNKNHVYTTLCEISPGIIWAGGYTSDVYIINKHSLKVSTFSPSKYGGKDFQPDKHINSIIKDSNGCIWLGGYYNLKCIDLKNKKIRKYPAINSVNIVLEKDTNDIWVGCSNWLILLNKKNGKFKRIELPKKAYIYTLHQEKNGLLYIGTCDSGMLVYNSKTNSFISYNRENNTLMSDNVYTILSNQKGTLFISTENSLVRFNISKRYFKNWTKGQGLVLKHFNPTSGTYRQNGTFVFGSSEGAIEFDETTKLPQNYSSKLVFSNFTIFYKTVSVNDPNSPLKQNIDEAKIIDLKYDQNIFSIFLASINYDYPSNILYSWNLEGFYDKWSKPTYDNVIRYTNLSSGKYKLRVRSISEDNLHVIDEKSIEIVIHPPFWRTIWAILLYIIILGVIVWDFMQHYNTNKEQKASTDKIRFFINTAHDIRTPLSLIKAPLDDLAEKEELSSEGKIKLDTAVRNTNSLYQLITSLINFEKAEIYSSRMHVNEYEIFTFLDEIIKTFQPYVDSKHIELTYESNFRFLNVWFDKEKMESIVRNLLSNAIKYTPNNGKIKVIAFSNPDYWGFEISDSGIGIPEDEQKKLFKLFVRGSNAINSKITGSGIGLLMVRKLVQLHKGTISLKSKINNGSTFRVSFPQGHKHFKKHHLEWNHESISDSDTLFTSVKTKAGEVLPPSIPLNSMDSPSQRILIVEDNDDMRNYLQHTFADIYYTFVASDGQIGWDIVQNIKPDLVISDIMMPNMNGDELCSRIKSDINTSHIPVILLTALNDKSNIIRGLKYGADEYITKPFDISILKATIINILSNREVLKNSFSKLELKNADESINYASELDREFMDKVKDIIEKNLSDSNFNVDVLCSALNMSRSSFYSKIKALTDQAPADFIRTIRLTHAAKLLKSKRFNITEVADMTGFSDAKYFREVFKKHYKMNPSKYMNEG; translated from the coding sequence ATGAGAAACACATTCCTTATATTATTCTTTTACATTAGTACCTTATGTTTTGCTCAAACATATAAATATATTGGTGTGGAAGATGGGCTAAGCAACAGGCGTGTATACAGTATCAATAAAGATAAAAAAGGGTACATGTGGTTTGTAACGCAGGAAGGTATAGATAGATATGACGGAACATTCTTCAAACATTACAATCTGATAGCCGGAAACGAAAGAATTAACTCTTTTACCGAAATGAACAATCTTGTTATGGACAAAGAAAGAGTTCTTTGGGAAGTAACAAAAAACGGACTGATCTTTAAATACAATTTTGATAAAGACTATTTTCAGCTAGTTTTACAATTAAAAAAGAAAGACTTAATAAGTTATACATATATTGATGATAATAATAACATCTGGTTATGTACCGCACACAATCAATATTTATTTAATATAGATACTAAAAGACTGATCCCGCTGATAAATACCAATAAATACACTATTAATGATATAGTGCAAATAAACGGCAACACTTATTATATAGGGACTGATAAAGGAATATATGAAGCTAAATTAATAAATAATAGTTTATTAAAGGTACGACATAAAAAAATAGATAGCTTATCTATTCAGGTAAACAAGCTATATTATCAAAAAGAAAAAAGAAAGTTATTCATCGGAAGTTTCAAAAAAGGAATATATGTATTCGATAACAGCAAACAAACTTTGAAATTAGTTCAAACCGATCTTAATGATATCAGTATTAACTGTATAAAGGAACTGAATGAAAATGAGATTCTGATTGCTACAGATGGAGCTGGTGTTCATAAAATGAATACGGATAATTACCTTTCATCTCCTTATATTGTAGCAGATTACAGTAAGCCCAACACTATGAACGGCAACACTATAAATGATATATATGTTGATAATGAACAACGTATCTGGTTGGCAAACTACCCTATAGGAATAACCGTCCGATACAACCGATTCCCTAAATATCAATGGTTTAAACATGCAATTGGAAATAAGAATTCTCTGGCTAACGACCAGGTGAATTCTATCATTGAAGATAAAGATGGTGATTTATGGTTCGCAACCAACAACGGGATTAGTATTTACTATTCCAAGACAAGTAAATGGGCACATATACTTAATAATTCAGATAACCGTTCACTAAACAAAAATCATGTTTATACTACTCTTTGCGAAATATCTCCCGGGATTATATGGGCCGGAGGATATACTTCAGACGTTTATATTATTAATAAACATAGTCTGAAAGTAAGTACATTCTCTCCTTCAAAGTATGGAGGTAAAGATTTTCAGCCAGACAAGCATATTAATTCTATTATAAAAGATAGTAATGGATGTATTTGGTTAGGTGGTTATTATAACCTGAAGTGCATTGATTTAAAGAATAAAAAGATTCGCAAATATCCCGCAATAAATTCAGTAAATATAGTTTTAGAAAAAGATACTAATGATATATGGGTGGGATGTTCTAACTGGTTAATCCTGCTAAACAAAAAAAATGGTAAATTCAAACGCATAGAGTTACCTAAAAAAGCATATATATATACTCTTCATCAAGAAAAAAACGGCTTGTTATATATTGGTACCTGTGATTCCGGAATGTTAGTATACAACAGCAAGACCAATTCTTTTATCAGTTATAATAGAGAAAACAACACACTTATGTCGGATAATGTTTATACAATATTATCCAACCAAAAAGGCACTTTATTTATAAGTACCGAAAACAGCCTGGTACGATTTAATATTTCAAAAAGATACTTCAAGAACTGGACAAAAGGACAAGGATTGGTTTTAAAGCATTTTAATCCAACATCGGGTACATATAGACAAAACGGAACCTTTGTTTTTGGCAGTTCTGAAGGAGCAATAGAATTTGATGAAACAACCAAACTACCTCAGAATTATTCTTCAAAGCTAGTATTCAGTAACTTCACTATTTTCTATAAAACAGTATCCGTCAATGACCCTAATTCTCCTTTAAAACAAAATATTGATGAAGCAAAAATAATAGATTTAAAATATGACCAAAACATCTTTTCAATTTTCTTAGCCTCAATTAATTACGATTACCCTTCTAATATTCTGTACTCATGGAATTTGGAAGGATTTTATGATAAATGGAGTAAACCTACTTATGACAATGTAATTCGTTACACGAATCTTAGCTCCGGGAAATATAAACTTCGCGTAAGGTCTATTTCAGAAGATAACTTGCATGTAATAGATGAAAAAAGTATTGAGATAGTAATTCATCCTCCATTTTGGAGAACAATATGGGCTATATTATTGTACATAATCATTCTGGGTGTTATTGTATGGGATTTTATGCAACATTACAATACGAATAAGGAACAAAAGGCATCTACTGACAAGATTCGTTTCTTTATTAACACAGCACATGATATCCGTACACCTCTTTCTTTAATAAAAGCCCCACTAGATGATCTGGCTGAAAAAGAAGAACTATCATCAGAAGGAAAGATTAAACTAGACACAGCTGTAAGAAATACAAATTCTCTATATCAGCTAATAACAAGTCTGATTAATTTTGAGAAAGCAGAAATATACTCGTCAAGAATGCATGTAAATGAATATGAGATATTCACATTCTTAGATGAGATTATTAAAACTTTCCAGCCTTACGTTGATTCAAAACATATAGAGCTTACATACGAAAGTAATTTCCGTTTCTTGAATGTGTGGTTCGATAAAGAAAAGATGGAATCTATTGTTAGAAACCTACTATCAAATGCAATTAAATATACACCCAATAACGGAAAAATTAAAGTAATAGCTTTCAGTAATCCTGATTACTGGGGATTTGAAATCAGTGATAGCGGAATAGGCATACCAGAAGATGAACAAAAGAAACTGTTTAAGTTATTTGTCCGTGGTAGTAATGCTATAAATTCGAAGATCACAGGTAGTGGTATTGGATTGCTAATGGTTAGAAAATTAGTGCAGCTGCATAAAGGAACCATCAGTCTGAAAAGCAAAATAAACAATGGCTCTACATTCAGAGTATCTTTTCCACAGGGGCATAAACACTTTAAAAAGCATCATTTGGAATGGAATCACGAATCAATATCCGATTCTGATACTTTATTCACAAGTGTTAAAACAAAGGCTGGAGAAGTTTTACCTCCATCCATACCACTTAACAGCATGGATTCTCCTTCACAAAGAATCTTGATTGTGGAAGACAATGACGATATGAGAAATTATTTGCAGCATACCTTTGCCGACATATATTATACCTTTGTGGCAAGTGACGGACAAATTGGATGGGATATTGTACAAAATATTAAGCCCGACCTGGTTATTTCAGACATTATGATGCCAAACATGAATGGTGACGAGTTATGCTCCAGAATAAAGAGTGATATTAACACTTCACATATTCCGGTAATTCTGCTAACAGCCCTCAATGACAAGAGCAATATTATCCGAGGACTAAAATATGGCGCAGATGAATATATTACTAAGCCTTTTGACATATCAATACTAAAGGCTACAATCATAAACATTCTGAGTAATCGTGAAGTGCTAAAAAATAGTTTTTCTAAATTAGAACTAAAAAATGCGGATGAATCAATCAACTATGCTTCAGAACTAGACCGCGAATTTATGGACAAAGTGAAAGATATTATAGAAAAGAATTTGTCGGATTCAAACTTTAATGTAGATGTATTATGCAGTGCTCTAAATATGAGTCGTTCTAGTTTTTATAGTAAAATTAAAGCTCTGACAGACCAGGCTCCGGCTGACTTTATACGAACAATACGGCTTACTCATGCTGCAAAGCTGCTTAAGAGCAAAAGATTTAATATAACAGAAGTTGCAGATATGACAGGTTTCAGTGACGCCAAATATTTCAGGGAAGTGTTTAAAAAGCACTATAAAATGAATCCAAGTAAATACATGAACGAAGGATAG